The following proteins come from a genomic window of Aquimarina sp. MAR_2010_214:
- a CDS encoding cell division protein ZapA translates to MADKLKIKLSIADRVYPLTINPDQEEGLRKAAKKIEAMIKQFEQSYAVRDKQDVLAMCALQFAAQVEQKTIDKDDDTVNVANRLNELNNLLHEHLS, encoded by the coding sequence ATGGCAGATAAGCTTAAAATTAAATTATCTATTGCAGATCGTGTATACCCGTTAACAATTAATCCGGATCAGGAAGAAGGTTTACGAAAAGCAGCAAAAAAGATAGAAGCCATGATAAAGCAATTTGAGCAAAGTTATGCAGTTAGAGATAAGCAAGATGTATTGGCAATGTGTGCTTTACAGTTTGCAGCACAAGTAGAACAAAAAACTATAGATAAAGATGATGACACGGTTAATGTGGCTAATAGATTAAATGAATTAAATAATTTGCTACATGAACATTTATCATAA
- the glf gene encoding UDP-galactopyranose mutase, whose protein sequence is MKEKRYDYLIVGAGLFGSVFAHEMTKRGKKCLVVDKRDHLGGNVYCEEKEGINVHKYGAHIFHTNDKKIWDYVNQFATFNNYINSPLSLSKGKLYNLPFNMNTFYQLWGTKTPQEAKKVIDEQVMQYGVKSPRNLEEQALSLVGKDIYETFIKTYTEKQWGKKATELPAFIIKRLPVRYTYNNNYFNDIYQGIPIGGYNVIIDGLLSGIETKTGVDFFEDRKDLEHLADKIVYTGKIDEFFEYKHGQLEYRSLRFEHELHNIENYQGNAVVNYNDASYAFTRIIEHKHFEFGKQNKTIITKEYPENWDRGKEAYYPINNDRNQEIFKKYKEESLQSEGVIFGGRLAEYRYYDMHQIIASSLTKVEEISRIKPQ, encoded by the coding sequence TGATAAACGAGATCATTTAGGTGGAAATGTATATTGCGAAGAAAAAGAAGGAATTAACGTGCATAAGTATGGAGCTCATATTTTTCATACTAATGATAAAAAGATTTGGGATTATGTAAATCAATTTGCTACGTTTAATAACTATATAAATTCTCCGCTTTCTTTGTCAAAAGGAAAATTGTATAATTTACCTTTTAATATGAATACTTTTTATCAATTGTGGGGAACTAAAACCCCTCAGGAAGCGAAAAAAGTTATTGATGAACAAGTAATGCAATATGGAGTAAAATCCCCTAGAAATCTCGAAGAACAAGCCTTGTCACTTGTGGGAAAAGATATTTATGAAACCTTTATTAAAACGTATACAGAAAAACAATGGGGTAAAAAAGCAACAGAGCTTCCTGCTTTTATTATTAAAAGACTTCCTGTAAGGTATACATATAACAATAATTATTTCAATGATATATATCAAGGTATACCTATAGGAGGGTATAATGTAATTATTGATGGATTATTAAGTGGTATTGAAACTAAAACAGGTGTAGACTTTTTTGAAGATAGAAAAGATCTGGAACATTTGGCCGATAAAATTGTATATACAGGTAAGATAGATGAGTTTTTTGAATATAAACATGGTCAGTTAGAGTATAGATCATTGCGATTCGAACACGAACTTCATAACATAGAAAATTATCAAGGTAATGCTGTGGTAAATTACAATGATGCAAGCTATGCATTTACCAGAATTATTGAGCATAAACATTTTGAATTCGGAAAACAAAATAAAACAATCATAACAAAAGAATATCCCGAAAACTGGGATAGAGGTAAAGAGGCATATTATCCAATCAATAATGATAGAAATCAAGAGATCTTTAAAAAATATAAAGAAGAATCACTACAATCAGAAGGTGTGATTTTTGGGGGGAGATTGGCAGAATATCGTTATTATGATATGCATCAGATAATAGCGTCATCTTTGACTAAAGTAGAAGAAATATCAAGGATTAAACCACAATAA